The Tamandua tetradactyla isolate mTamTet1 chromosome 8, mTamTet1.pri, whole genome shotgun sequence genome includes a window with the following:
- the LOC143645154 gene encoding olfactory receptor 51A4-like, which yields MLVFNTTEVEISTFFLIGIPGMETAHIWFSIPICLMYLFAILGNCTILFFIKTESFLHEPMYYFLSMLAVSDLGLSFSSLPTMLRIFLFNATGISSNACFAQTFFIHGFSAMESSVLLIMSVDRFIAIYNPLRYTSILTNIRVIKTGLVFAGVSISLVLPFPFILKRLKFCKKNILSHSYCLHQDVMKLACSDNRVNIVYGFFVALMALLVLVCISVSYMMILKIVLGIASHEGRLKVLNTCTSHFCAVLIFYVPIVTLAVIHRFAKNASPVIRIIIADIFLLVPPLMNPIVYSVKSQQIRNLILVKLCEKQG from the coding sequence ATGTTAGTCTTCAACACTACTGAAGTGGAAATATCTACCTTCTTCCTGATTGGAATTccagggatggaaacagcccacaTTTGGTTTTCTATTCCTATTTGCCTCATGTACCTATTTGCAATCCTGGGGAACTGcactattctctttttcattaaaaCAGAGAGCTTTCTGCATGAGCCGATGTATTATTTCCTATCTATGCTGGCAGTTTCTGACCTGGGActgtccttctcttcccttccaacCATGCTGAGAATCTTCTTGTTCAATGCCACAGGAATTTCCTCTAATGCCTGCTTTGCTCAAACATTTTTCATTCATGGATTCTCAGCGATGGAGTCATCAGTACTTCTCATCATGTCTGTTGATCGTTTTATAGCCATCTATAATCCTTTGCGATACACCTCTATCCTTACCAATATCAGAGTCATTAAAACTGGCCTTGTATTTGCTGGAGTAAGTATTTCCTTGgtccttcctttcccctttatTCTAAAGAGGTTGaaattttgtaagaaaaatattttatcccactCCTACTGCCTCCACCAGGATGTCATGAAGTTGGCCTGTTCTGACAACAGGGTCAACATCGTCTATGGATTTTTTGTGGCTCTTATGGCTTTGCTAGTATTGGTGTGCATTTCTGTGTCTTACATGATGATACTGAAAATTGTTCTGGGCATTGCCTCACACGAGGGCCGCCTCAAGGTCCTTAACACTTGCACCTCCCACTTCTGTGCCGTGCTCATCTTCTATGTACCTATTGTGACCTTGGCTGTCATTCACCGCTTTGCCAAAAATGCTTCTCCAGTTATCAGAATCATTATTGCTGATATCTTCCTTCTGGTTCCCCCTCTAATGAATCCCATTGTGTACTCTGTGAAGAGCCAGCAGATTAGAAATCTGATCCTGGTGAAGTTATGTGAGAAACAGGGTTGA